The proteins below are encoded in one region of Candidatus Flexicrinis proximus:
- a CDS encoding ABC transporter ATP-binding protein, translated as MGFIMDGLDAEAYDRKYSDYDLVRRIVAYFKPEGMRIAVVVAAILATSLVSTALPVVISDGLDTLTVAPEPQAMLRLMLIVTFLGVLGWAFNAFRRWLSAAAIGNVTLQLREHAFDAVMKRDLSFYDQFPSGKIVSRVTSDTNQFSQPVGLVTDLMSQFLLCVFLIIYLFSVNSTLAWITMALAPFIVATALGFRRIARWTITQSRRINAEVSSHIQETVSGIRIAKTFRQEQAIYDDFLDVNARSYRINLRTGYTFSSIFPILNMLSGIGTAALVYFGGRIAIDTPEVLSPGQWYLFIQGLALFWFPLTSIASFWSQFQLGLAAGERVFALIDAEPRVVQTDNRPVGTVHGEISYQNVDFSYTDGQPVLTGFSLNIPAGQTLALVGHTGSGKSSIGKLVARFYEFQSGLISIDGQDIRTLDLSGYRSQLGIVTQTPFLFDGTVRENIRYGNASATDAEVEAAALKVASGDWLNVLAQGLDTPVGERGAALSMGQRQLVCLARVLLQNPSIFILDEATASVDPLTEALIQEGLEAVMEGRTSIVIAHRLSTIREADRIIVLKLGEIIEEGTHETLLAAGGHYAELYNTYFRHQSLEYIEQAKNLVA; from the coding sequence ATGGGCTGGACACCCTGACTGTCGCCCCGGAGCCGCAGGCCATGCTCCGCCTCATGCTGATCGTCACCTTCCTCGGCGTGCTGGGCTGGGCGTTCAACGCCTTCCGCCGCTGGCTGAGCGCCGCCGCCATCGGCAACGTCACCCTTCAACTGCGCGAACATGCCTTCGACGCCGTCATGAAGCGTGACCTCTCGTTCTATGACCAGTTCCCCAGCGGCAAGATCGTCAGCCGTGTCACCAGCGACACCAACCAGTTCAGCCAGCCCGTCGGCCTCGTTACCGACCTGATGAGCCAGTTCCTGCTCTGCGTGTTCCTGATCATCTATCTGTTCAGCGTCAACTCCACGCTCGCCTGGATCACTATGGCGCTCGCGCCGTTCATCGTCGCCACCGCCCTCGGCTTCCGCCGTATCGCCCGCTGGACCATCACCCAGAGCCGCCGCATCAACGCCGAAGTCTCCTCGCACATCCAGGAGACCGTCAGCGGCATCCGTATCGCCAAGACCTTCCGCCAGGAACAGGCCATCTACGACGACTTCCTCGACGTCAACGCCCGTAGCTATCGCATCAACCTGCGCACCGGCTATACCTTCAGCAGCATCTTCCCGATCCTCAACATGCTCTCCGGTATCGGCACCGCTGCCCTGGTGTATTTCGGTGGCCGGATCGCCATCGACACACCCGAAGTGCTGTCTCCCGGCCAGTGGTACCTCTTTATTCAAGGGTTGGCGCTTTTCTGGTTTCCTTTGACCAGCATCGCCTCATTCTGGAGTCAGTTCCAGTTGGGTCTCGCCGCTGGTGAGCGCGTCTTCGCGTTAATTGACGCCGAGCCGCGCGTCGTCCAGACCGACAACCGCCCCGTCGGCACTGTCCACGGGGAGATCTCCTACCAGAACGTCGACTTCAGCTACACCGACGGCCAGCCCGTCCTTACCGGCTTCAGCCTCAACATCCCCGCCGGACAAACTCTCGCGCTCGTCGGTCACACCGGCTCCGGCAAGTCCTCCATCGGCAAGCTGGTCGCCCGCTTCTATGAGTTCCAGTCCGGCCTGATCAGCATTGACGGCCAGGACATTCGCACCCTCGACCTGTCCGGTTACCGCTCCCAGCTAGGCATCGTGACCCAGACGCCCTTCCTCTTTGACGGCACCGTGCGCGAGAACATCCGTTACGGCAACGCCAGCGCCACCGATGCCGAGGTCGAGGCCGCCGCCCTCAAAGTCGCCAGTGGGGACTGGCTCAATGTCCTCGCCCAGGGTCTCGACACGCCGGTCGGTGAGCGCGGCGCGGCGCTCTCCATGGGCCAGCGCCAGCTTGTCTGTCTCGCGCGCGTCCTGCTCCAGAACCCGTCAATCTTCATCCTCGATGAAGCCACCGCCAGCGTCGACCCGTTGACCGAGGCGCTCATCCAGGAAGGCCTCGAAGCCGTTATGGAAGGCCGTACCAGCATCGTCATCGCCCACCGCCTCAGCACCATCCGCGAAGCCGACCGCATCATCGTCCTTAAACTGGGTGAGATCATCGAGGAAGGCACTCACGAGACCCTGCTCGCGGCAGGCGGCCACTATGCCGAGCTCTACAACACCTACTTCCGCCACCAGTCGCTGGAGTACATCGAGCAGGCCAAGAATCTCGTCGCCTAA